The following coding sequences lie in one Neosynechococcus sphagnicola sy1 genomic window:
- a CDS encoding DUF3288 family protein, translating into MAAAPKEQQHPQESGDRQIVNTLKTGEPSDYNLAELARLRVRYRGFPGAKSIQADLDQVLQRWQLTEAELFEQTRQIHGNTPIYKGRSNKRFDDDWV; encoded by the coding sequence ATGGCAGCCGCCCCTAAAGAGCAGCAACATCCCCAAGAAAGCGGCGATCGCCAGATTGTGAATACCCTGAAGACCGGGGAACCCAGTGACTATAACCTGGCAGAGTTAGCCCGGTTGCGGGTGCGTTACCGTGGCTTTCCTGGAGCCAAGAGCATTCAGGCCGATCTAGATCAAGTGCTCCAGCGTTGGCAATTAACGGAAGCGGAATTGTTCGAGCAAACACGCCAGATTCATGGGAATACACCCATTTACAAAGGCCGTAGCAATAAGCGCTTCGATGACGACTGGGTTTAA